Proteins encoded by one window of Cannabis sativa cultivar Pink pepper isolate KNU-18-1 chromosome 4, ASM2916894v1, whole genome shotgun sequence:
- the LOC115715236 gene encoding xyloglucan O-acetyltransferase 1, which translates to MGTIINPFKDQYHSSQSFLTKKLLPWTIYCILPIAVFRLYFYPLNLPLSSIDQFPNSTPITIKPSLSHPPPSQGNEGTLNATSSCDYTSGKWVPDKQGPLYNGTSCGTIKQGQNCISHGRPDLGFLQWRWKPNQCSIPRFNPNTFLQLIQNKHIAFVGDSMARNQLESLLCMLSTVSTPNLIYKNGEDSKFRRWNFPSHNANLSIYWSPFLVQGVEKSNNGPNHNKLYLNRVDEKWGSELGTIDQVVLSIGHWFLHPAVYYDQDSVIGCHYCPGLNHTEIGFYDVLRKALKTTLNAIMKKSEEAKGKRIDVVLTTFSPSHFEGEWDKAGACPKTEPELEEKLVEGMNGEMRNIEVEEVGFAKEKSDKGFRVEALDVTKLSLMRPDGHPGPYMYPFPFANGVTERVQNDCVHWCLPGPIDTWNEILLEVMKKWNLGQS; encoded by the exons atggGCACTATAATAAATCCATTCAAAGATCAATACCATTCATCTCAATCTTTCTTAACCAAAAAGCTCTTACCTTGGACCATATATTGTATTCTTCCCATAGCTGTGTTTCGCTTATACTTTTACCCTCTTAACCTTCCTCTTTCCTCAATAGATCAATTCCCTAATTCAACCCCAATTACTATAAAACCTTCCTTATCTCATCCTCCTCCTTCTCAAg GAAATGAAGGAACTTTAAATGCAACTTCTTCTTGTGATTACACAAGTGGCAAATGGGTTCCTGATAAACAGGGTCCTCTGTACAATGGCACAAGTTGTGGAACAATCAAACAAGGTCAGAATTGTATCTCCCATGGCAGACCTGATCTGGGTTTTCTCCAATGGAGATGGAAACCCAATCAGTGTTCAATTCCAAGGTTTAACCCCAACACTTTTCTTCAACTcattcaaaacaaacacatagCTTTTGTTGGTGACTCCATGGCCAGAAATCAATTAGAGTCTCTTCTTTGCATGTTGTCAACAGTCTCAACTCCTAATTTAATCTACAAAAATGGTGAAGATAGCAAATTTCGTAGATGGAATTTCCCTTCTCATAATGCCAACCTCTCAATTTACTGGTCACCATTTCTTGTTCAAGGAGTTGAAAAATCAAACAATGGTCCAAACCATAATAAGCTTTATTTGAATAGAGTTGATGAGAAATGGGGTTCTGAATTAGGTACTATAGACCAAGTTGTTCTCTCAATTGGGCATTGGTTTCTTCATCCAGCTGTTTATTACGATCAAGATTCTGTTATTGGTTGCCATTATTGTCCTGGTTTGAACCATACTGAGATTGGTTTCTATGATGTTTTAAGAAAGGCCTTAAAGACCACTCTTAATGCAATAATGAAGAAAAGTGAAGAAGCTAAAGGTAAACGAATCGACGTCGTTTTGACTACTTTCTCTCCTTCCCATTTTGAAGGTGAATGGGATAAAGCTGGGGCTTGTCCTAAAACAGAGCCTGAATTAGAGGAAAAGTTGGTTGAAGGAATGAATGGTGAGATGAGAAATATTGAGGTTGAAGAAGTTGGTTTTGCTAAAGAGAAATCTGATAAAGGGTTTAGAGTTGAAGCTTTGGATGTTACTAAGCTATCATTGATGAGACCAGATGGTCATCCTGGTCCTTATATGTATCCATTTCCATTTGCTAATGGTGTCACTGAAAGGGTTCAAAATGACTGTGTTCATTGGTGTCTTCCTGGGCCTATTGATACTTGGAATGAGATTTTGTTAGAGGTCATGAAGAAATGGAATCTGGGTCAATCTTGA
- the LOC133036587 gene encoding uncharacterized protein LOC133036587 has product MGFSDTWIKLLMTCVSSVSYKFVHGGRAMGPLISSRGICQGDPLSPYLFIVCEKGFSFLLHRYEMNGSIWGCKVTRRAPMVSHMLFVDDNYVYCKVIEQEASTALNLLRVFEGIQEAGENSTYLGLPNTMGCKKTAILGFLNDWLKKQIQGWEGKLLSRAGKEVLLKAIAQSLPNCVMSVFLLPLDIFKELECLMARQTRLTFINSSFGNWWANLMSHSSTGVVEEAVMVALGIWSARNEKVWNDKSSNAATMVLSARISLEQ; this is encoded by the exons ATGGGCTTTAGTGATACATGGATTAAACTTCTAATGACTTGTGTGTCATCAGTCTCTTACAAGTTTGTACATGGTGGAAGGGCGATGGGTCCTTTGATCTCTTCTCGGGGCATTTGCCAAGGTGATCCTTTGTCTCCATACTTGTTCATTGTTTGTGAAAAGGGGTTTTCTTTCCTTCTACATAGGTATGAGATGAATGGTTCTATTTGGGGTTGCAAGGTGACTAGGAGAGCTCCAATGGTTTCTCACATGTTATTTGTCGACGATAATTATGTGTATTGCAAAGTTATTGAACAAGAAGCCTCTACTGCTCTTAATCTCCTTCGGGTGTTTGAAG GGATTCAGGAGGCTGGTGAGAATAGTACTTATTTGGGTCTTCCCAATACTATGGGTTGTAAGAAGACTGCTATCTTGGGTTTCCTTAATGATTGGTTGAAGAAGCAGATCCAAGGGTGGGAGGGAAAGCTTCTTTCTCGGGCTGGTAAAGAAGTCCTTCTAAAGGCTATTGCCCAATCTCTTCCAAATTGTGTTATGAGCGTTTTTCTCTTACCACTGGACATTTTTAAAGAATTGGAATGTCTCATGGCAAG GCAAACAAGGCTGACATTTATTAACTCCAG TTTTGGAAATTGGTGGGCCAATTTGATGTCTCATTCAAGTACTGGTGTGGTTGAAGAAGCTGTTATGGTTGCTTTAGGAATTTGGAGTGCACGCAATGAGAAGGTCTGGAATGACAAATCATCTAATGCAGCAACAATGGTGTTATCTGCTAGAATTTCACTTGAACAATGA